AGGGCACCGTCCCGCGCGAGCGCCCGGTGGGCAACCCCGGCATGACCACGGGCCGCGTCAACGGCACGCTCGTCTCCGGCATCCCGCTCGAGCTCAACCGCGAGGTGCTCGAGCTGGGCCAGAAGAAGTACAACATCGTCTGCTCGCAGTGCCACGGCCGGCTCGGTGACGGCAACAGCGTGGTGGCCGAGAACATGGCCCTGCGCCTGCCTCCGTCCCTGCTCGAGGTCGCCAACAAGCCGGACGGTCACTTCTATGTCGCCATCAACGAGGGCTACGGCGTGATGCCGTCCTTCTCGGGCGAGCTCAACACCCAGGAGCGCTGGGCCGTCGTGGCCTACGTCCGTGCGCTGCAGCGCGCCCGCAACAGCCAGGCGGGCGGCCAGCCCCTTCCGCAGGAGAACCGGTGATGATTGCCGTGGATCGTTTCAACGGCGGCTCCAAGACGATGACCCTGGCGGGAGCCGTGGGCGTCCTCGGCCTGGTGCTGACCGCCGTGGGGTTCTTCACCGCGCCCCAGCCGACGATGTTCAGCTACCTGTTCGGCTTCACCTACTGGCTGGGCATCTCCGTGGCCGCCATCATCATGGTGGCCATCTTCCACACCGCCAAGGCCAAGTGGATCACCATCCTGCGCCGCACGATGGAGACCATGGGCTCCAGCGTGTTCGTGTTCGCCCTGCTGGTGCTGCCCCTGCTCTTCGGGGCCAAGTACATCTTCCCCTGGGTGGACGGCGCCAACTGGGTGTTCCCCGGCACGGACGGCGTGAAGTTCTCCGAGGTGGAGCTGCACCACCTGCACCACAAGCACCCCTACCTCAACCTGACGTTCCTCTACGTCCGTCAGGCCATCTACTTCGGGGTGTGGATCTTCGTGTCCTGGCGGCTGCGCACCTGGAGCATGGAGCAGGACGCCACCGGTGCCCTGGAGCTCACCGTCAAGCAGCGGCGCTTCTCCCCCGGCTCGCTCCCGTTCCTTGCGCTGACCATTACTTTTGCTGGTTTCGACTGGCTGATGTCCCTCACGCCGCTCTGGCAGTCCACCATCTTTGGCGTCTATTACTTCGCCGGGAGCTTCCTGGCCGCCTTCTGCGTGCTGACGATCGCCACGGTGAACGCCCAGGGCAAGGACGAGTACGGGACCTTGGTGACGACGGCGCACTACCACAACCTGGGTAAGCTCATGCTGGCCTTCACGGCCTTCTGGGCCTACATCGCCTTCTCCCAGTTCCTCCTCATCTGGGTGGCCAACATCCCGGAGGAGGCCGGCTGGTTCAAGCTGCGCATCGAGGGGGAGTGGAAGCCGCTGTCCATCGCCATCTTCCTGATGGGCTTCGTGGTGCCCTTCTTCACCCTGCTCTCGCGCAACCTGAAGCTCAAGCCGCGGCTGCTCGCCGTGGTGGCCGTCTACCTGCTCATCATGCACGCGGTGGACATGTACTGGCTCATCTGGCCGGCGTACTCGCCCAAGGCCCCGTCGTTCCACTGGACGCTCATCACCGCCTTCCTCGGCGTGGGTGGACTGTCGGTGGCCGCGGCCATGTGGCAGGCCCGGGGCCGCTACACGCTGCCGGTGAAGGATCCCTACATCTCGGAGTCGCTGAGGTACGTGCAGCCATGAAGAAGACCGAGTCGGAGCTCGAGTCGCGCGTCATCCGTGGCGCGCATGGCGTGGCCGCCGAGGAAGACCACATCATCACCGGCAAGGTCATCCAGGTGGGCGTGGTGTCCCTCGTCATCTTCATCGTCGGGGGTATCTGGGCCTGGCGCATCCAGGTGGCGACGACGCACGAGTTCGCCCCCGAGGGCGCGGCCCCGGTGCCCGCGCTCATCACGCCGGACAAGGATGGCAAGACGGCGTACGAGATTGGCATCGTGAACCAGCGCATGTTCCAACTGGACACGCACGCCGAGCAGAAGATCGGCTCCCAGCAGAAGGCGCTGGAGAGCGGCTGGGCGGACGAGCCCGGCGTGGTGGCCCGTCCCACCATCTCCACGGCGATGGACCAGATCGTCTCCGAGCAGGCCGCCAGCCGGCAGCAGCAGCAGCAGCCGGCTCCCACCCCCGCGCCGCAGCCGGCGCCCCAGAAGCCGTAGTTTCGCGGTAGAAGAAGAAGCGCGATGTACACCCCCTCCTCTCCCCTCTCTGTCCGCGCCGCGATGGCGGCCCTGCTCCTGGCGCTCTGCGCCGGGCAGCAGGCGTACGCCCTCCCCGGTGGCGGCAAGGTTCCCAAGAGCATCATCGACGCCCAGTCGGATACCCCGCCGCAGGTGCGCGGGGTGGACGTCGAGGAGCACCTCGGGGACCTGGCTCCTCTGGAAGCCCAGTTCACCGACGCCTCCGGCAAACCCGTGCGCCTGCGCGACGTGCTGCCGCGGACCCGGCCGGTGCTGCTCACGCTCGTCTATTACAACTGCCCCCTGCTCTGTAACCTCGTCATCAACGAGCAGATCCGCACCATGCGGGAGCTGGGGCTGGAGCTGGGCAAGGACTACGAGGCGGTGACGGTGAGCATCGACCCGAAGGACACCCCGGCGCAGAGCCACGAGCGGCGCCGCAAGCACCTTCAGTCCATGGGCCTGCCGGAGACGGCGCCCTGGCACTTCCTCACCGGTACCGAGGAGAACATCCACCAGCTCGCCGACACGGTGGGGTTCAAGTACACCTACGACACGGGCACCCAGCAGTACGTGCACCCGGCCGTGCTGATGGTGCTGACGCCCGAGGGGGGCATCTCGCGCTACCTGTACGGCACGTCCTTCCCGGCGAAGGACATGAAGCTGGCCCTGCTGGAGGCGGCCGGTGGCCGCGTGGGCACCAGCTTCGACCGCATCGTCCTCACCTGCTTCAAGTATGACACCGCCACCCGGCGGTACGGCTTCTACATCTTTGGATTCCTCCGGATAGGCGCGCTCATGGTCTTTAGCGCGCTCGCTACCATGCTCGCCTACTACTGGAGGCGTGAGCTGAAGAAAGGCGCAGCAGCATGAACGAGTTGCTGAACAACATCCTGTTCCTCCCGGAGCAGGCGTCGACCTTCGCGGAGCGGGTGGACAACCTGCACTACTTCGTCGTCACCGTGACGATGCTGAGCTCGCTCGTGGTGGGCACGGCGGCGGTCTTCTTCTTCTTCCGCTACCGCCGCCGCAAGCCGAACCAGACGACGGAGTACGTCGTCCCGTCGGTGAAGACGGAGTTCCTCTTCGTCTCGCTGCCGCTCTTCTTCTTCCTCACCTGGTTCGTCATCGGCTTCCGGGACTTCGTCTTCGTCTCCACTCCGCCCAAGGACGCCATGGACGTCTACGTCATGGGCAAGCAGTGGATGTGGAAGTTCTCCTACCCGGAGGGCCCCAACGGCGTGAACGTGCTGCACGTGCCGGCCAACCGCCCGGTGCGTCTGCTCATCACGTCGCGTGACGTGCTCCACTCCTTCTTCGTGCCGGCCTTCCGCATCAAGATGGATGCGATTCCGGGCCGCTACACGCAGACCTGGTTCGAGGCCACCAAGCCCGGCACGTACCAGATTCTGTGCACCGAGTACTGCGGCCTGTCGCACTCCAAGATGCTGGGAGAGGTGGTCGTGCTCTCGGCCGAGGAGTGGGACGCGTGGGTGAAGGAGCAGCGCAAGGGCGCGCTGCAGAACCGCCAGGACGCACTGGCGGACCTGAGCCTCGAGCCGCACCCGGCCCGCATGGCGGAGCAGGGTCAGAAGGCCGCGGCCGAGGTGGGCTGCTTCAAGTGCCACACCGTCAATGGCGAGCCGCACATCGGGCCCACCTTCCTGGGCATGTATGGCCGCACGGAGACGCTGGACAACGGCCGCAACATCCGCGTGGACGAGGCGTGGATCACCCAGTCGATGATGGACCCGGGTGCCCACCTCGTGGCCGGCTACCCCAACGTCATGCCCACCTTCCAGGGCAAGCTGACGGGGCCCCAGACGGCGGCCATCGTCGAGTACATCAAGACCCTGCGCACTCCGGACATCCGCACCGGCGCTTCTCAAGGACCGACCTATGAGCCCATCCAGTAGCATCGCAGCCGAGCCGGGCGCCGTGCCCGCGCCGGATGAGCATCACGAGCACCACCCGAGCTATCTGGTCGACGGCACCACGGTGAAGTCGTGGCTGCTGACGCTCGACCACAAGCGCATCGGGGTGATGTACCTCATCTGGGTCCTGCTCTTCTTCCTCATCGGCGGCATCTACGCGCTGGTGGTCCGGCTGGAGCTGCTGACTCCGGGCCCGACCATCATCGACGCGATGACGTACAACCGCGCCTTCACCATGCACGGCGTGGTGATGATCTTCCTGTTCATGATCCCGGCCATCCCGGGCGCCTTCGGCAACTTCATGCTGCCGCTGATGCTGGGCGCCAAGGACGTGGCCTTCCCGCGGCTGAACCTGCTGTCGCTCTACCTGCTGCTGACGGGCGCGGTCATCGCCATCTGGGGAATGATCAACGGCGGCATGGACACGGGCTGGACGTTCTACACCCCGTACAGCACGCACACGACGACGACGGTGGCGCCCATCCTCTTCGGCGCGTTCATCATCGGCTTCAGCTCCATCGCCACGGGCCTCAACTTCATCGTCACCACGCACACCATGCGCGCCCCGGGCATCACGTGGTTCAAGATGCCGCTGTTCGTGTGGGCCATGTACGCCACGGCGTGCATCCAGGTGCTGGCCACGCCGGTGCTCGGCCTGGTGCTGCTGCTGGTGGTGGGTGAGCACCTGTTCCACTTCGGCATCTTCGACCCGGCGATGGGCGGAGACCCGGTGCTCTTCCAGCACCTGTTCTGGTTCTACTCGCACCCCGCCGTGTACATCATGGTGCTGCCGGCCTTCGGCGTGATGTCCGAGGTGGTGGCCGCCTTCAGCCGCAAGAACATCTTCGGCTACCGCGCGGTGGCGTTCTCGTCGCTGGGCATCGCCTTCGTGGGCTTCTTCGCGTGGGGCCACCACATGTTCGTGTCCGGCCAGTCCACGTTCAACGCGGGCGTGTTCGCGGTGCTGACCATGCTGGTGGGCGTGTTCACCGCCATCAAGGTCTTCAACTGGGTGGGCACCGTCTACAAGGGCGCGGTCGACTTCAAGACGCCCTTCGCCTACTTCTGCGGCTTCCTCTACTTCACCGTGTTCGGCGGCATGACGGGCGTGGCCTTCGCCACGGCGTCGCTGGATGTGCCCTGGCACGACACCTACTTCGTGGTGGCGCACTTCCACTTCATCATGGTGGGCGCGACCATCATGGCCTTCATGGCCGCCATCCACTACTGGTTCCCGAAGATGTTCGGGAAGATGTACCACGAGGGGTGGGGCCTGGTGTCCGCGGCGCTCATCATCCTGGGCTTCAACGCGACGTTCATCCCGCAGTTCCTCCTGGGCAACGCGGGCATGCCGCGGCGCTACTACGAGTACCCGGAGCGCTTCCAGACGCTGAACGTGGCCTCCACGGCCGGCGCCTCGCTGCTCGCGTTCGGCTTCCTCATCAGCGCCATCTACCTGACGTACGCGCTGGTGTATGGCCGCCGCGCCGCCTCCAACCCGTGGCGCAGCAAGGGCTACGAGTGGATGACGGAGTCTCCGCCTCCGACGCACAACTTCGTGGGTCCGCAGCCCACGTACCCCGAGGAGCCCCACTTCTACGTGGAGCCCAAGAAGGCCGAGGTGCCCGATGCAGTCTAGTACCGCCACCGCCGGCACGGCCGGCGTGCCCTACCGGCCCCAGGTGGCCGCGCACTTCGCCTCGCTCGAGGTGCAGAACCACGCGGCCCGGCTCGGCATGTGGCTGTTCCTGGCCACGGAAATCCTGCTCTTCGCCGGCCTGTTCGTCATCTACGCGAACTACCGCTTCCTCTTCCCGGAGGCGTTCGCGCTGGCGAGCCGTGAGCTGAACCTCAACATGGGTACCTTCAATACCCTGCTGCTCATCACCTCCTCGTTCACCGCCGCCATGGCGGTGCACTACGCCAAGGAGGCGAAGAACAAGCAGGTGGTGCTCATGTTCGTGCTCACCATCCTCATGGCCCTGGGCTTCCTCGTGGTGAAGTACTTCGAGTACTCCCACAAGTTCCACGAGCACCAGCTCCCCGGCCCCTACTACGCCTTCCCGGGCCTCACCCTGCCGGGCGCCTCCGCCTACTTCACCATCTACTTCCTCTCGACGGGCCTGCATGCCTTCCACGTCATCATCGGCATGATCGTGCTGGGGTGGGTGACCCTCAAGGCGATGAGGAACGAGTTCAGCCACTACAACTACACGGCGGTCGAGCTGGGCAGCATGTACTGGCACCTGGTGGACCTGGTGTGGATCTTCCTCTTCCCCATGCTGTACCTCATTTAAGGGAGCCCTCCTCTCATGTCCGCCATGGCCAATGAGTCGTTCAAGGAAGACCGAGAGATGCGCCAGGAGCACCACTCCGGACCGGGGAAGTACGTCGCGGTCTGGGCGGCCCTGATGGTGCTCACCATCGTCACGGTGCTCACGGGCAAGATGCACATCGAGACGGGCGCACTGGCGCTCGCGCTGGTGATCGCCTCGGTGAAGGGCGCCCTCGTGGCGCTGTACTTCATGCACCTGGCCGAGCACCAGGGCGCCAGCCGCGTGGTGTTCGTCACCTCCATGCTGTTCGTGGTGCTGATGCTGCTCTTCACCCTCTTCGACATCGGCACCCGCTTCCGCCCCGCCCTGCCCAACGCCGCCACTCCCGAGGAGTGGCCCGTGCAGACCCGCGGCCAGTCCGGCCGCTACGGTGGGGGGCTGCAGGCCCCGGGTACCAACCCCAAGTAGGCACGTCCCCGTGACGTCCCCCACGCGGCGCCGCGGCTCACTGCCCGGCGCCGCGTTCCCTTTGCGGGCGCCGTGTGCGACACCCTCACCCCAGCCCTCTCCCAGAGGGAGAGGGAGTTGATGCATGCACCTGGTTGCCGCCACCGAAGAACAGAGGGTCCAGCGCGACACGCTCACCTACTCCGAGTGGGGCAAGCTCCTCTCCCTCGATGGCTATGCCGCCCGGGAGAAACGGCTGCGCGCCCACCCCTGGGCCCGCTCGGACATGCGCACCTGGTTGTTGTGCGGCGAGGACGGCGGCGTGCTCGCCTCCTGCGAGACGTTCCGCACCGGCAGCTTCCTGCGCAGCGACGAGGGCTCGCTCGTCCCGGGCGACAGCTTCGCCATCGCCAGCGTCTTCACCGAGGAGCACCTGCGCGGCCGCGGGTACGCCACCCGCCTGATGGACCTGCTCGCCGCCGAGTTGGAACGCCAGCCTCGCGCCCAGGCCGCCCTCCTC
The sequence above is drawn from the Archangium gephyra genome and encodes:
- a CDS encoding c-type cytochrome — its product is MKWLIPAAGLALAGCNVPSEFLQRMEAQAKYEYYETSEFWADGRSMRTPPEGTVPRERPVGNPGMTTGRVNGTLVSGIPLELNREVLELGQKKYNIVCSQCHGRLGDGNSVVAENMALRLPPSLLEVANKPDGHFYVAINEGYGVMPSFSGELNTQERWAVVAYVRALQRARNSQAGGQPLPQENR
- a CDS encoding cytochrome c oxidase subunit 3 family protein, encoding MQSSTATAGTAGVPYRPQVAAHFASLEVQNHAARLGMWLFLATEILLFAGLFVIYANYRFLFPEAFALASRELNLNMGTFNTLLLITSSFTAAMAVHYAKEAKNKQVVLMFVLTILMALGFLVVKYFEYSHKFHEHQLPGPYYAFPGLTLPGASAYFTIYFLSTGLHAFHVIIGMIVLGWVTLKAMRNEFSHYNYTAVELGSMYWHLVDLVWIFLFPMLYLI
- the coxB gene encoding cytochrome c oxidase subunit II codes for the protein MNELLNNILFLPEQASTFAERVDNLHYFVVTVTMLSSLVVGTAAVFFFFRYRRRKPNQTTEYVVPSVKTEFLFVSLPLFFFLTWFVIGFRDFVFVSTPPKDAMDVYVMGKQWMWKFSYPEGPNGVNVLHVPANRPVRLLITSRDVLHSFFVPAFRIKMDAIPGRYTQTWFEATKPGTYQILCTEYCGLSHSKMLGEVVVLSAEEWDAWVKEQRKGALQNRQDALADLSLEPHPARMAEQGQKAAAEVGCFKCHTVNGEPHIGPTFLGMYGRTETLDNGRNIRVDEAWITQSMMDPGAHLVAGYPNVMPTFQGKLTGPQTAAIVEYIKTLRTPDIRTGASQGPTYEPIQ
- a CDS encoding cytochrome C oxidase subunit IV family protein, with translation MSAMANESFKEDREMRQEHHSGPGKYVAVWAALMVLTIVTVLTGKMHIETGALALALVIASVKGALVALYFMHLAEHQGASRVVFVTSMLFVVLMLLFTLFDIGTRFRPALPNAATPEEWPVQTRGQSGRYGGGLQAPGTNPK
- a CDS encoding cbb3-type cytochrome c oxidase subunit I, encoding MSPSSSIAAEPGAVPAPDEHHEHHPSYLVDGTTVKSWLLTLDHKRIGVMYLIWVLLFFLIGGIYALVVRLELLTPGPTIIDAMTYNRAFTMHGVVMIFLFMIPAIPGAFGNFMLPLMLGAKDVAFPRLNLLSLYLLLTGAVIAIWGMINGGMDTGWTFYTPYSTHTTTTVAPILFGAFIIGFSSIATGLNFIVTTHTMRAPGITWFKMPLFVWAMYATACIQVLATPVLGLVLLLVVGEHLFHFGIFDPAMGGDPVLFQHLFWFYSHPAVYIMVLPAFGVMSEVVAAFSRKNIFGYRAVAFSSLGIAFVGFFAWGHHMFVSGQSTFNAGVFAVLTMLVGVFTAIKVFNWVGTVYKGAVDFKTPFAYFCGFLYFTVFGGMTGVAFATASLDVPWHDTYFVVAHFHFIMVGATIMAFMAAIHYWFPKMFGKMYHEGWGLVSAALIILGFNATFIPQFLLGNAGMPRRYYEYPERFQTLNVASTAGASLLAFGFLISAIYLTYALVYGRRAASNPWRSKGYEWMTESPPPTHNFVGPQPTYPEEPHFYVEPKKAEVPDAV
- a CDS encoding SCO family protein is translated as MYTPSSPLSVRAAMAALLLALCAGQQAYALPGGGKVPKSIIDAQSDTPPQVRGVDVEEHLGDLAPLEAQFTDASGKPVRLRDVLPRTRPVLLTLVYYNCPLLCNLVINEQIRTMRELGLELGKDYEAVTVSIDPKDTPAQSHERRRKHLQSMGLPETAPWHFLTGTEENIHQLADTVGFKYTYDTGTQQYVHPAVLMVLTPEGGISRYLYGTSFPAKDMKLALLEAAGGRVGTSFDRIVLTCFKYDTATRRYGFYIFGFLRIGALMVFSALATMLAYYWRRELKKGAAA